Within Amycolatopsis sp. cg5, the genomic segment GAACCCACCGAGCACGACATGGCGGTGCTGCGGCGCTACATGGCCGCCGTGGAACGCGCGGACGTCGCCGGGGTGTCCGCGCTGCTCGCCGAGGACGTCCGCACCACCATGCCGCCGTACCCGATGTGGTTCGAAGGCCGCGAAGCCGTCATCGGCGTGCTCGCCTCCGGCTGGGACACCAGCGCGCCGCACTACGTCGGAAAGCTTCGGATGGTGCCGACGCGCGCGAACGGTCAGCTCGCCGTAGCCGCTTACGTCCAGCTCCCCGGCGAGACCGTTTATCAAGCCTTCGCGATCGGCGTGCTGGTGATCGCCGACGGCCACATCGCCGAGATCACCTCGTTCCACGACCCCGGCCTCTTCCCGGCGTTCGGGCTGGACACCGAGCTTCGATGAGTTTTCCGGCGCGCGGCCGTCTCAACGTCCAGTAGCGGTGAAACCACTGGGAGGAAGACCATGAGCAAGCTGCTGTATTCGGCCGCGATGTCGCTGGACGGGTTCATCGCGGGCGCGGGCGGTGACATGTCCTGGCTCAACGATCACCCCGGCAAGAACCCGATCGTGGCCGAGCTGATCGAGAAGACGGGCTCGCTGCTCATCGGCGCCCGCACGCAGTTCGGCGACGACCCGAACCGGGACACGCCCAACGAGGGCCCGTTCGGCGGCGCCTGGCACGGTCAGCAGTTCGTGCTCACGCACAACCCGCCGTCCGCCGCCGTGCCGGACACGACCTTCTGCGACGACCTCGAAACCGCGGTCACGGCGGCGAAAGCGGCCGCGGGCGGCAAGTACGTCACCATCCTCGGCGCGAACGTCGCGAAGCAGTGCCTCGAAGCCGGACTGCTCGACGAGATCGCCGTGACCATCGTGCCCTCGCTGCTCGGCGACGGCGTGCGCCTGTTCGAGCACCTCGGCGGCACTACCATCAAGCTCGAACACGTCGACCGCACGCTCGCGCCGAACGGCACGAACATCTGGCTGCGCGTCGCCTAGACGAAGAACAGCTAGACGAAGAACAGCTCGACGATCAGCACACCGACCAGGATCGCGACCACCACGGCCA encodes:
- a CDS encoding dihydrofolate reductase family protein, with protein sequence MSKLLYSAAMSLDGFIAGAGGDMSWLNDHPGKNPIVAELIEKTGSLLIGARTQFGDDPNRDTPNEGPFGGAWHGQQFVLTHNPPSAAVPDTTFCDDLETAVTAAKAAAGGKYVTILGANVAKQCLEAGLLDEIAVTIVPSLLGDGVRLFEHLGGTTIKLEHVDRTLAPNGTNIWLRVA